The DNA sequence GCCGGTGCTTCGTCGATGTAATCAAAACTGTGTTGTAGCATCAGCGGGTTGAGGTAGGGGCGGATGACGAGATAAATGGCGGCCGTGGCTTCATCAAGCGGTGTTTTACGTTCAAAATCGCCGCTCTGTCGCCCTGCCTGCAAGATATCCTGCAACAGTACCTGAATCCGCTCCTCGTAGGCGATCGCCGATTGCCAGCGTTCGCGCGCCGAGGAGGCGGCTATTTCATACAGTTTCCTGTCCTGAAAAAATAACCGCAGGCTTGATTCGATGATGGCTTTAAACATCCGGCGCAATTTTTCCGGCGGCCGGTCAGCGTCGTCGATGGCGGCACGCACCTCTTCTTCTATCTTTTTCAGACAGTTGGCGCAAATCATCTCGCCAATAACCTGCTTGGATGAAAAGAATTTATAAATATAGGCTTTTGAAAATCCTATTGATTTCGCAAGGTCGGAAACGGTGGTTTTATCATAGCCATACAGCCTGAAGTGCTCTGTTGCGGCGCTTACTATCTGATCCCGCACATCATGATCGGCCGGGCCCCGGTTCGACACGGGATAAGGGTTTTCTTTACTCATCGTCTGCAATTGACCCCTGAGGTAATACATGGCAGCAGTTTACCCGTTGACCTCCTCATTGACAACGAGTGACTAATTTGTAATATGGTCACAATTCAGTGCTGTGTCTACATGGGAAAAAATATGTTACCGAGGCTCCCCTTCATCGCTCTTGCTACGGCAGGCTTGCTCGCCGGTTGTGCCGTTGGCCCGGATTACTCCCGGCCCGACCTTGCCATGCAGGAGAAATATCTTGGTCAGGCGGCTGTAAATCAACGGCATACGGCGACTGTCACCGAGCAGTCTGGCTGGTGGGAAGCGTTTGGCGACCCGCAATTAACCCACCTGGTGATGCAGGCCCGGCAGCAAAACCTCTCGCTTGCGCAGGCGGCGGCGCGTGTGATGCAGGCCCGGGCCGGTCTTGGCGCGGCCAATGCCGCGTTATTGCCTTCCGGCAACGTTTCTGCTCAGGGGAGCCGCGCTTATCAGTCGGTTGAGACCCCGCTTGGCAGGGTGATGAGCGCAACGCCGGGGTTTGAGCGCTACGGCAATGCTTACGAGGCCAATCTTGGCGTCAGTTGGGAGCTGGATGTATTCGGTGGCCTGCGCCGTGGGCGAGAAGCGGCGCTTGCCGAGTATCAGGCATCGGAGGCGGGGTTGGCGGCAACTCGCCTGTCGGTGACGGCGCAAACCGCCGATATCTACATCACGATTCGCGGGCTACAGGCTCGATTGAGCGTCGCCCGCCAGCAGGTACAAACCCAGCAGACGTTGCTCTCAACCCTTCACCGTTTGTATGAGAAGGGGCTGGCGGCGGAACTTCAGGTGAGTCAGGCCGAGGGCGCGCTGGCGCAGGTGCAGGCATCCGTACCGGTGCTACAAAATGCGCTGGATGCGGCGATGAACGCTCTGGATGTGATGTTGGGGTCTACGCCGGGAACGTATCGCCCGTTGCTGGCAGACGTCCGCGCCATTCCGCTTGCGCCGCCGATAGCCACCGCCGCCTCACCGCGTGACTTGCTGCGGCGCAGGCCAGATCTCATCGTGGCAGAGCGTCGGCTGGCCGCGTCCAGCGCCGGTATTGGCGTGGCGATGGCCGAGTATTACCCCAAATTTTCTCTCAGCGGGTTGCTCGGCAGCGCGACAACGGTGTCTGGCGGCAACCTGTTCTCTGGCGCGGCCAATCAATCCTCCGCTGTGGTGGGATTACGCTGGCGGTTATTCGATTTTGGCCGTATCAATGCGCAAATTAATCAGGCCAAAGGCCTGGAAGCCGAGCGGCTGGCGGCCTATAAGCAAGCGGTGTTGCAAGCGACGGAAGAGGTAGAGAACGCGTTTTCGGCGCAACTGAACCGTGAAGCGCAAGCGCAGACGCTGACGCAAGGGGTGGATTCGCTACAGCGGGCGCGGGAGGCCGCCTTTGCCGCCTACCAGCAAGGCACCGTCAGCCTGATTGAGGTGCTGTACGCTGACGACAGCGTGCTGCGCGCCTCGGATGCGCGCCTGCAGGCGCAAACCGAATCAGCCCGCGCAGCGGTAGCGGCGTTTAAGGCGCTTGGCGGCGGCTGGCAACCCGAAACACCGCAGCCGTCGTCGCTGGCGATGCGCGGAAATCATGGCGTGGCATCACCTCAAGAACACGCAACATCGGGTGCGCCGAATGAAAATGAATAAATTATCGTCAAACGTGAATCGCAGCGATGCACCCGGCGCAGGGCTGCTCGCCAAAGCTATGCTGGCCGGGCCCATACTGACGGTGATGTTGCGCCTGGCGGTGCCGACGGTGACGGTGCTGGTGGTGCAAACGCTGGTGGGTGTGATAGAGACCTATTTCGTGAGCTCGCTTGGCGCGGATGTGCTGGCTGGCGTAGCGGTGGTTTTCCCCGTGCTGATGCTGATGCAAATGATGGCGAACGGCGGTATTGGCGGCGGATTGTCTTCCGCTATTGCGCGCGCCAGCGGTGCCGGTCAGTGGCAGGATGTGCAGGCGCTGGTGTGGCACGGTGTGATGATTGCTGGCGTGATGGGCGTGGCTTTTGCCGCCGCACTGCTTATCGGCGGCAAGGCGTTATATCACATGATGGGGGTGGAAGGGCCCGCGCTTGCGGCGGCGTTGACGTATTCCGGCGTTATCTTTGCTGGCGCGCCGCTTATCTGGGGCGTTGCGTTATTATCGGCGGCACTGCGCGGTGCCGGTGATGCCAAAACGCCTGCGCGCATTACGTTGCTGGGGGTGGCGCTGTTATTGCCGTTGTCGCCCGCCCTGATTTTAGGGTGGGGGCCGCTGCCATCATTGGGCGTTGCCGGTGCGGGGGTGGCGGTTCTTATTTATTACCTTTTCTCTGCCCTGTTATTGATAAGGCATATGCGCGCTGTCGGTAGTGTTATTCGTTTACAGGCAACGCCGCTGAGGGCGCGGTTATTTAAGGATATTCTCGGCGTTGGCTTGCTCTCGGCGATTGGGACAGTGCAAATCAATTTAACCGTTGCCGTGGTTACGGCAGCGGTAGGGCGCTTTGGGCCGGATGCCATTGCCGGGTACGGCATCGCGTCAAGGCTGGATTATTTGCAAATTCCGCTGCTGTTTGGCCTGGGAACAGCGCTCATGACGATGGTGGGTGTCAATCTTGGTGCCGGGCAGGTACAGCGCGCGCAGCGTATCGCCTGGGTTGGCGCTGGGGTGGCGTTTGTCTTTACCGAGCTAATCGGGCTTGGCGTGGCGGCGTATCCTCACCTGTGGCTCACGCTGTTTAGCGACGAGCCAGCCGTCCTGACGGTGGGAAGCCGCTATCTGCAAAACGTCGCGCCGTTTTACGGGGCGATAGGCGTCGGCATGGCGCTCTATTTTGCCGCTCAGGGCGCGAAACGCGTGCTATGGCCGGTACTGGTCGGCACTGTGCGTATGGTTATTGCCGCATTAGCGGGGTGGCTGGCCGTAACGCACTTTGACGCCGATTTATCCGCGCTGTTTAACATCGTTGCGTTAAGTGCAGGCGTTTATGGCGCGATGACGCTGGTGGCGAACATTATCGTCGGGCGTGTAATGATGATGCGCGCAGGCAATCAAACGCGTCGCTGTCGCCACTCATCTAAGCCAAGGCTTGACGAGCAACGCGTGGAATAAACGGCTAATTGGCATCGCGGTGTTGGTCAGCGCCAAAGCGTTGGATGAGAAAATCGATCGCGCTGCGCAGTTTTATGGAAGGGCGGCTGTCCTGATGGTAAATCAGGTACATCGGTGTGGGTTTGTATGACCAGTCAGGCAGAACCTGCACCAGCCGACCCTGAGAGATGTCGTCGAGTAAAATCGACTCAGGTTGCAGTACGATGCCGCAGCCATTCAGTGCAGCAATCCTGAGCGCATTGCCGTGATTGGACATAAAACGGCCATTAACAAAAGCCTGAAACACTTCGCCATCGGGCCCAATCAAATCCCAGCGGTATTGATGTAACCAGTACGATATCCCAAGACAACTGTGGTGAGTCAGCTGACTGGGGTGTACTGGCGCGCCGTGCTGCTTGATGTAGTCTGGCGATGCGGCCAATATCCGGCGATAGGGACGTAATGGCCTGGCAACGATCCCCGGCTGATCGACTTCGCCAATCCGAATACCCAGTTCGTAATTGCCATCAATCAAATTTGAAACCCGATTATCCAACGTCAGCATAATATCGACTTCCGGGTTTCTTGACATATATACGCTCAATTCCGGCACTAAGCGCTGGCTGCCAAAACTGACGGGGGAGACCATGCGAATCAACCCTTTGGGGGTTGCCTGTAATTCCATCGCGCTATTTTCGGCCAGGGACACTTCTGCCAGCACCCGGCGACACCTGTCAAAGTAGAGCTGCCCGACCTCCGTCATCTGTTGCCATCGTGTTG is a window from the Dickeya lacustris genome containing:
- a CDS encoding TetR/AcrR family transcriptional regulator gives rise to the protein MSKENPYPVSNRGPADHDVRDQIVSAATEHFRLYGYDKTTVSDLAKSIGFSKAYIYKFFSSKQVIGEMICANCLKKIEEEVRAAIDDADRPPEKLRRMFKAIIESSLRLFFQDRKLYEIAASSARERWQSAIAYEERIQVLLQDILQAGRQSGDFERKTPLDEATAAIYLVIRPYLNPLMLQHSFDYIDEAPAQLSSLVLRSLSP
- a CDS encoding efflux transporter outer membrane subunit codes for the protein MLPRLPFIALATAGLLAGCAVGPDYSRPDLAMQEKYLGQAAVNQRHTATVTEQSGWWEAFGDPQLTHLVMQARQQNLSLAQAAARVMQARAGLGAANAALLPSGNVSAQGSRAYQSVETPLGRVMSATPGFERYGNAYEANLGVSWELDVFGGLRRGREAALAEYQASEAGLAATRLSVTAQTADIYITIRGLQARLSVARQQVQTQQTLLSTLHRLYEKGLAAELQVSQAEGALAQVQASVPVLQNALDAAMNALDVMLGSTPGTYRPLLADVRAIPLAPPIATAASPRDLLRRRPDLIVAERRLAASSAGIGVAMAEYYPKFSLSGLLGSATTVSGGNLFSGAANQSSAVVGLRWRLFDFGRINAQINQAKGLEAERLAAYKQAVLQATEEVENAFSAQLNREAQAQTLTQGVDSLQRAREAAFAAYQQGTVSLIEVLYADDSVLRASDARLQAQTESARAAVAAFKALGGGWQPETPQPSSLAMRGNHGVASPQEHATSGAPNENE
- a CDS encoding MATE family efflux transporter, with translation MKMNKLSSNVNRSDAPGAGLLAKAMLAGPILTVMLRLAVPTVTVLVVQTLVGVIETYFVSSLGADVLAGVAVVFPVLMLMQMMANGGIGGGLSSAIARASGAGQWQDVQALVWHGVMIAGVMGVAFAAALLIGGKALYHMMGVEGPALAAALTYSGVIFAGAPLIWGVALLSAALRGAGDAKTPARITLLGVALLLPLSPALILGWGPLPSLGVAGAGVAVLIYYLFSALLLIRHMRAVGSVIRLQATPLRARLFKDILGVGLLSAIGTVQINLTVAVVTAAVGRFGPDAIAGYGIASRLDYLQIPLLFGLGTALMTMVGVNLGAGQVQRAQRIAWVGAGVAFVFTELIGLGVAAYPHLWLTLFSDEPAVLTVGSRYLQNVAPFYGAIGVGMALYFAAQGAKRVLWPVLVGTVRMVIAALAGWLAVTHFDADLSALFNIVALSAGVYGAMTLVANIIVGRVMMMRAGNQTRRCRHSSKPRLDEQRVE
- a CDS encoding LysR family transcriptional regulator → MMDKLAGMEMFVRVVECGSFTAAADISGVSTTMVAKQIRAIEQRLGARLLHRTTRWQQMTEVGQLYFDRCRRVLAEVSLAENSAMELQATPKGLIRMVSPVSFGSQRLVPELSVYMSRNPEVDIMLTLDNRVSNLIDGNYELGIRIGEVDQPGIVARPLRPYRRILAASPDYIKQHGAPVHPSQLTHHSCLGISYWLHQYRWDLIGPDGEVFQAFVNGRFMSNHGNALRIAALNGCGIVLQPESILLDDISQGRLVQVLPDWSYKPTPMYLIYHQDSRPSIKLRSAIDFLIQRFGADQHRDAN